Proteins encoded by one window of Nicotiana tabacum cultivar K326 chromosome 10, ASM71507v2, whole genome shotgun sequence:
- the LOC107800090 gene encoding uncharacterized protein LOC107800090 isoform X1 produces the protein MASQQERRENVTDEGEINLEKNKVPQIASHFESLAEKVQGVADVHPAGPGAIHVKSTVTDQGAHEKKSHGHEQESQQMQQAQRKKEGDIQREKLPSTDQAKSSEIVNEGRKQQGFEERPGGVKFEVHGQEQKGSDTSRETQMQKQEGESRGQGISSMQQSRGVATGGQQETETQARGKGESRAGEVTHGTTEETKGPSLEEISQYRGTAQQNSMEAIRAAEERYEKAKEKGASSLQNVKESASHGLGAAGTYATEKGAQAKDTVTQGVQKGTQYVAEKAGAAKDTALEKGQQAYAATKDTLSTAGQTAVQSAQQAKDYVAQKAGETKEYVVSKTEEAKEIEAPFPESVQEKSKSATSYAGEKAAKVKDVTVETGKCAVGYAGKVAETVKEKAVVAGWGAAHFTAEKAADATKAVAGVASTVAGYAGDKAVAAKDVVADAGKKTVGYAEDKLVAAKDYVVSAEESAAEYAARKKAEAERELEAKRSHDTKEETKVEEKESGLKTMEKVKESIQEESGEGEKGKQLEEGAAVVLQAIGETIVEIGKTTTDLVAGRTKGEESVGTEKSQSQ, from the exons ATGGCTTCACagcaagagagaagagagaacgTTACTGATGAAGGGGAAATCAACCTTGAGAAAAATAAAGTTCCCCAAATTGCTAGCCATTTTGAGTCACTAGCTGAGAAAGTTCAAGGTGTAGCCGATGTCCATCCTGCTGGTCCTGGTGCTATTCATGTCAAGAGCACTGTTACTGATCAAGGCGCACATGAAAAGAAATCTCATGGTCATGAGCAAGAGTCTCAACAAATGCAGCAAGCTCAGAGGAAAAAAGAGGGTGATATACAAAGGGAGAAGCTGCCGTCTACTGATCAAGCTAAGAGTTCTGAGATTGTTAATGAGGGGAGAAAGCAACAAGGATTTGAAGAGAGACCAGGTGGCGTCAAATTTGAAGTTCATGGCCAAGAACAAAAGGGTTCAGACACAAGCAGAGAAACCCAAATGCAAAAGCAGGAAGGTGAATCTCGTGGCCAAGGCATAAGTTCGATGCAACAAAGCAGAGGAGTTGCTACAG GTGGCCAACAAGAGACAGAAACACAAGCAAGGGGCAAAGGTGAAAGCAGAGCAGGGGAAGTAACTCATGGTACTACTGAAGAGACAAAAGGTCCATCCTTGGAAGAAATATCTCAATACAGGGGCACAGCACAGCAGAATTCCATGGAAGCAATAAGGGCAGCTGAAGAGCGCTACGAAAAGGCCAAGGAAAAGGGTGCCTCCTCATTGCAAAATGTTAAAGAATCGGCTAGTCATGGACTTGGCGCAGCAGGTACATATGCAACAGAAAAAGGTGCACAAGCTAAAGACACTGTTACTCAAGGTGTTCAAAAGGGAACTCAGTATGTTGCTGAAAAAGCTGGAGCTGCTAAAGACACTGCCCTTGAGAAAGGCCAACAAGCTTACGCTGCAACTAAAGATACCCTTTCAACTGCTGGACAAACTGCAGTACAATCAGCACAACAAGCTAAAGATTATGTTGCCCAAAAAGCAGGAGAGACTAAAGAATATGTTGTCTCAAAAACAGAGGAGGCTAAGGAAATAGAAGCTCCTTTCCCAGAGAGTGTTCAAGAAAAGAGCAAGAGTGCAACAAGCTATGCAGGAGAAAAAGCAGCTAAAGTTAAAGATGTAACAGTGGAAACAGGGAAATGTGCAGTAGGATATGCAGGGAAAGTAGCTGAAACAGTGAAGGAAAAAGCAGTAGTGGCTGGTTGGGGAGCTGCACATTTTACAGCAGAGAAAGCTGCTGATGCTACTAAAGCTGTTGCTGGTGTTGCTTCTACTGTTGCGGGGTATGCGGGAGATAAAGCGGTGGCGGCGAAGGATGTGGTTGCTGATGCTGGGAAGAAAACAGTTGGATATGCGGAGGATAAGTTGGTTGCAGCAAAGGATTATGTAGTTTCAGCTGAAGAAAGTGCAGCAGAGTATGCAGCTAGGAAAAAGGCAGAAGcagagagagaattagaagctAAGAGATCACACGACACCAAG GAAGAAACAAAGGTGGAGGAAAAAGAAAGCGGACTCAAAACAATGGAGAAAGTCAAAGAGTCCATTCAAGAAGAATCAGGAGAAGGAGAGAAAGGCAAGCAGTTGGAGGAGGGAGCAGCAGTGGTATTGCAAGCCATTGGCGAAACTATAGTTGAGATTGGGAAAACAACTACTGATCTTGTTGCTGGCCGCACCAAGGGGGAGGAATCAGTGGGAACTGAGAAAAGTCAATCACAATAA
- the LOC107800090 gene encoding uncharacterized protein LOC107800090 isoform X2, which translates to MASQQERRENVTDEGEINLEKNKVPQIASHFESLAEKVQGVADVHPAGPGAIHVKSTVTDQGAHEKKSHGHEQESQQMQQAQRKKEGDIQREKLPSTDQAKSSEIVNEGRKQQGFEERPGGVKFEVHGQEQKGSDTSRETQMQKQEGESRGQGISSMQQSRGVATGGQQETETQARGKGESRAGEVTHGTTEETKGPSLEEISQYRGTAQQNSMEAIRAAEERYEKAKEKGASSLQNVKESASHGLGAAGTYATEKGAQAKDTVTQGVQKGTQYVAEKAGAAKDTALEKGQQAYAATKDTLSTAGQTAVQSAQQAKDYVAQKAGETKEYVVSKTEEAKEIEAPFPESVQEKSKSATSYAGEKAAKVKDVTVETGKCAVGYAGKVAETVKEKAVVAGWGAAHFTAEKAADATKAVAGVASTVAGYAGDKAVAAKDVVADAGKKTVGYAEDKLVAAKDYVVSAEESAAEYAARKKAEAERELEAKRSHDTKVNKRKKQRWRKKKADSKQWRKSKSPFKKNQEKERKASSWRREQQWYCKPLAKL; encoded by the exons ATGGCTTCACagcaagagagaagagagaacgTTACTGATGAAGGGGAAATCAACCTTGAGAAAAATAAAGTTCCCCAAATTGCTAGCCATTTTGAGTCACTAGCTGAGAAAGTTCAAGGTGTAGCCGATGTCCATCCTGCTGGTCCTGGTGCTATTCATGTCAAGAGCACTGTTACTGATCAAGGCGCACATGAAAAGAAATCTCATGGTCATGAGCAAGAGTCTCAACAAATGCAGCAAGCTCAGAGGAAAAAAGAGGGTGATATACAAAGGGAGAAGCTGCCGTCTACTGATCAAGCTAAGAGTTCTGAGATTGTTAATGAGGGGAGAAAGCAACAAGGATTTGAAGAGAGACCAGGTGGCGTCAAATTTGAAGTTCATGGCCAAGAACAAAAGGGTTCAGACACAAGCAGAGAAACCCAAATGCAAAAGCAGGAAGGTGAATCTCGTGGCCAAGGCATAAGTTCGATGCAACAAAGCAGAGGAGTTGCTACAG GTGGCCAACAAGAGACAGAAACACAAGCAAGGGGCAAAGGTGAAAGCAGAGCAGGGGAAGTAACTCATGGTACTACTGAAGAGACAAAAGGTCCATCCTTGGAAGAAATATCTCAATACAGGGGCACAGCACAGCAGAATTCCATGGAAGCAATAAGGGCAGCTGAAGAGCGCTACGAAAAGGCCAAGGAAAAGGGTGCCTCCTCATTGCAAAATGTTAAAGAATCGGCTAGTCATGGACTTGGCGCAGCAGGTACATATGCAACAGAAAAAGGTGCACAAGCTAAAGACACTGTTACTCAAGGTGTTCAAAAGGGAACTCAGTATGTTGCTGAAAAAGCTGGAGCTGCTAAAGACACTGCCCTTGAGAAAGGCCAACAAGCTTACGCTGCAACTAAAGATACCCTTTCAACTGCTGGACAAACTGCAGTACAATCAGCACAACAAGCTAAAGATTATGTTGCCCAAAAAGCAGGAGAGACTAAAGAATATGTTGTCTCAAAAACAGAGGAGGCTAAGGAAATAGAAGCTCCTTTCCCAGAGAGTGTTCAAGAAAAGAGCAAGAGTGCAACAAGCTATGCAGGAGAAAAAGCAGCTAAAGTTAAAGATGTAACAGTGGAAACAGGGAAATGTGCAGTAGGATATGCAGGGAAAGTAGCTGAAACAGTGAAGGAAAAAGCAGTAGTGGCTGGTTGGGGAGCTGCACATTTTACAGCAGAGAAAGCTGCTGATGCTACTAAAGCTGTTGCTGGTGTTGCTTCTACTGTTGCGGGGTATGCGGGAGATAAAGCGGTGGCGGCGAAGGATGTGGTTGCTGATGCTGGGAAGAAAACAGTTGGATATGCGGAGGATAAGTTGGTTGCAGCAAAGGATTATGTAGTTTCAGCTGAAGAAAGTGCAGCAGAGTATGCAGCTAGGAAAAAGGCAGAAGcagagagagaattagaagctAAGAGATCACACGACACCAAGGTAAACAAACG GAAGAAACAAAGGTGGAGGAAAAAGAAAGCGGACTCAAAACAATGGAGAAAGTCAAAGAGTCCATTCAAGAAGAATCAGGAGAAGGAGAGAAAGGCAAGCAGTTGGAGGAGGGAGCAGCAGTGGTATTGCAAGCCATTGGCGAAACTATAG